One window of the Manihot esculenta cultivar AM560-2 chromosome 14, M.esculenta_v8, whole genome shotgun sequence genome contains the following:
- the LOC110631274 gene encoding protein SMAX1-LIKE 4, which produces MRSGACTVQQTLTAEAASVLKHSLSLARRRGHGQVTPLHVAATLLSSRASLLRRACLKSQPHQSSHPLQCRALELCFNVALNRLPTTPGPLLHGQPSLSNALLAALKRAQAHQRRGCIEQQQQQLLVTIKVVLEQLIISILDDPSVSRVMREAGFSSTAVKNNIEDSSASSVFQCYTTTGGGVFSSPCSPSPGETQREIINPTTFWQTHFLTYTSEQTPLLFSPQKKLTSNYFTDSISVKEDIKLILEVFLRKKRKNTVIVGDCVSITEGLAGELKERIERGEAPVELKHTQFVKFQFAPVSLRFMKKEDVEMNISQLKMNVDSAGEGGTIIYTGDLKWTVEESVINGEDSAAAGYSPVDHLVTEIGRLLSDYSSSNTKVWLMATASYQTYMRCQMRQPPLEIQWALQAVSVPSGGLGLGLHGSSINVSRVTFSQSPSQLLETKPIISNSKEEQDKLFCCPQCTSSYEKEAQLLKSGQQKNLPPWLHPQGTNANQEDKLVEMRRKWNGFCQGLKHQGRQIQTHLDSITLYNNNTNQWLMGKSYSYASPYPWWPSQNIFSDSSPISFADSVLKPNQASSFVPKFRRQQSCTIDFNFGNGTQKHLQYSGEPNLDSLKNTQGKEVKITLALGNSFISDIGERDRGRSNLRKLLRDNVPWQSEIIHSIVEALVESKSTGKGTWLLIQGNDTLGKRRLALAIAESVLGSVDLLLYINMRKKDNKVTPSSETIEKALRNQEKIVALVEDVNFADTQFMELLADGFDTGKFGESGNQAIFILTTGGNLISCEDGKMDQDSVVRMTLEVKETTPPNKRQAEWDISGNNKTPRTNENKEVKNGNKKKDYSRQSSFNTLDLNIKASEDDEREEKPAEFSPISSYLSRQNTLDPVTPNWFLDSIRNRYVFDQNEAQHREMTEGFSSKMKRCMEEVFGDQNVNGFSIEKRVLEEVLDGYGSFVNSLLERWLKDIFQTTLQRVKIEGKEGVGIRLCFEGRNERILEDGFMGTCLPNKIQISFMD; this is translated from the exons ATGCGCTCAGGAGCTTGTACAGTGCAGCAGACCCTCACCGCAGAGGCTGCTTCAGTGTTGAAGCATTCTCTTAGCTTGGCAAGGAGGAGAGGCCATGGACAGGTCACTCCTCTTCATGTTGCTGCCACCTTGCTAAGCTCACGAGCTAGTCTTTTAAGAAGGGCTTGTCTCAAATCTCAGCCTCACCAATCTTCTCATCCTCTCCAGTGCAGAGCTCTTGAGCTTTGCTTTAATGTCGCACTCAACAGGCTGCCAACAACTCCTGGTCCTTTACTTCATGGCCAGCCCTCTCTTTCCAATGCTTTGCTTGCTGCACTAAAACGAGCACAAGCTCATCAGAGAAGAGGCTGCATCGAGCAACAGCAACAACAGCTTCTCGTGACCATCAAGGTTGTGTTAGAACAGCTTATAATTTCTATTTTAGATGATCCTAGCGTTAGTAGGGTTATGAGAGAAGCTGGGTTCTCTAGTACTGCTGTGAAGAACAATATAGAGGACTCTTCAGCTTCTTCTGTGTTTCAGTGTTACACCACAACAGGTGGTGGTGTTTTCTCTTCACCTTGTTCACCTTCCCCTGGTGAAACTCAGAGAGAGATAATCAACCCTACTACTTTCTGGCAAACCCATTTCTTAACTTACACTTCTGAGCAAACCCCACTTCTCTTTTCTCCACAAAAGAAGCTCACAAGCAACTATTTCACAGATTCAATTTCTGTGAAGGAAGATATCAAGTTGATATTGGAGGTTTTTTtgagaaagaagagaaagaatacTGTTATAGTAGGTGACTGTGTGTCCATAACAGAAGGACTTGCCGGAGAGCTGAAGGAAAGGATAGAGAGAGGAGAGGCTCCAGTGGAGTTGAAACATACGCAGTTTGTTAAATTTCAATTTGCACCAGTTTCCTTGAGGTtcatgaagaaagaagatgtGGAAATGAACATCTCTCAACTGAAAATGAACGTGGATTCTGCTGGAGAAGGTGGGACCATTATTTACACGGGAGACCTGAAATGGACAGTTGAAGAAAGTGTAATCAATGGAGAGGACTCAGCTGCTGCTGGTTATAGTCCGGTTGATCATCTAGTGACCGAAATAGGAAGATTACTCTCAGATTATAGCAGCTCAAACACTAAGGTATGGTTAATGGCTACTGCAAGTTATCAGACATACATGAGGTGCCAGATGAGACAACCTCCTCTGGAGATACAATGGGCCCTTCAAGCTGTTTCAGTTCCCTCAGGCGGACTGGGTTTGGGCCTCCATGGTTCCAG caTCAATGTCTCAAGGGTAACCTTCTCCCAGAGCCCATCTCAATTACTTGAAACAAAACCCATCATTAGCAATAGCAAGGAAGAGCAAGATAAGCTATTTTGCTGTCCACAATGCACCTCCAGTTATGAAAAAGAAGCTCAGCTCTTAAAATCAGGGCAGCAGAAAAATTTACCACCTTGGCTCCATCCACAAGGCACTAATGCCAATCAAGAG GATAAATTGGTTGAAATGAGAAGAAAATGGAATGGATTCTGCCAGGGATTAAAACACCAAGGAAGGCAAATTCAAACCCATTTAGATTCCATTACTTTGTACAACAACAACACTAATCAGTGGCTAATGGGAAAGAGCTATTCATATGCTTCACCATACCCTTGGTGGCCAAGCCAAAACATCTTCTCAGATTCAAGTCCAATCTCATTTGCAGACTCAGTTTTGAAGCCTAACCAGGCTTCCAGTTTTGTGCCTAAATTTAGACGTCAACAGTCTTGCACTATTGATTTCAACTTTGGAAATGGAACCCAAAAGCACCTGCAGTACTCAGGAGAACCAAATTTGGATTCTCTCAAAAACACTCAGGGTAAGGAAGTAAAGATCACacttgcccttggcaattctTTCATCTCTGATATTGGGGAAAGAGACAGAGGAAGAAGTAATTTGCGCAAGTTATTGCGAGACAATGTGCCTTGGCAATCTGAAATCATTCATTCTATAGTAGAAGCTTTGGTTGAATCCAAATCAACTGGAAAAGGGACTTGGCTGCTGATCCAAGGCAATGACACATTGGGAAAAAGAAGACTGGCCCTTGCAATTGCTGAATCTGTTTTGGGTTCTGTTGATTTGCTACTCTACATAAACATGAGGAAAAAGGATAATAAGGTAACCCCAAGTTCTGAGACAATAGAAAAAGCTTTAAGAAATCAAGAAAAGATTGTTGCTTTGGTGGAAGATGTTAATTTTGCTGATACCCAGTTCATGGAACTCCTTGCTGATGGATTTGACACTGGAAAGTTTGGAGAATCAGGAAACCAAGCAATATTCATTTTGACAACAGGTGGTAATTTAATTAGCTGTGAAGATGGGAAGATGGATCAAGATTCTGTTGTCAGGATGACCCTGGAGGTGAAGGAAACAACACCTCCAAACAAGAGACAAGCTGAGTGGGATATTTCAGGAAACAACAAGACTCCAAGGACCAATGAAAACAAagaagttaaaaatggaaataagaaaaaagactACTCAAGGCAGTCAAGCTTCAACACACTTGATCTCAACATCAAGGCCAGTGAGGATgatgaaagagaagaaaaaccTGCGGAATTTAGCCCCATTTCGAGCTACTTGTCTCGTCAGAACACTTTAGATCCTGTTACTCCAAATTGGTTTCTTGATTCGATCAGGAACCGGTATGTTTTCGATCAAAATGAAGCTCAGCACAGGGAAATGACAGAGGGTTTCTCATCCAAGATGAAAAGGTGTATGGAGGAAGTTTTTGGGGATCAAAATGTAAATGGTTTTAGCATTGAAAAGAGGGTATTAGAAGAGGTATTAGATGGATATGGTTCTTTTGTTAACAGTTTGCTTGAAAGATGGCTAAAAGACATCTTTCAAACAACCTTACAAAGAGTTAAAATTGAAGGGAAAGAGGGTGTGGGGATTAGGCTTTGTTTTGAAGGTAGAAATGAGAGAATTTTGGAGGATGGATTCATGGGTACATGTCTTCCcaacaaaattcaaatttcctTCATGGACTGA